Within the Kribbella aluminosa genome, the region TGGGCCCGCTGACCGAGCGTGACGACCGGGCCGCGGGTGGAGTGATCAGCCCGCGACCGGGTTGGTTGATCCGTGAAAATGGTGTGCGACCATGGGAATGAGCGCGGGACGGCGGCTGTTGTCCTGTGTTGACAAGAGACTTCCGTGCCGACGGAGTTCGTGCGTAGGCACTTGAGTAGATGACTGGAGTCAGGGATGACTGAAGCGCAGACCGAGCAGGCTGAGCAGGCAGCGGCCACGGGTGTTCTCCTCAGCGACGGAGCCGCCTCGAAGGTGAAGGCGCTGCTCGACCAGGAAGGCCGCGACGATCTCGCGCTGCGGGTCGCCGTGCAGCCGGGTGGTTGTTCCGGGCTTCGGTACCAGCTGTTCTTCGACGAGCGGCAGCTCGACGGTGACGTGCTGGCCGACTTCGGTGGTGTGAGCGTCGTCACCGACCGGATGAGCGCGCCGTACCTGAAGGGTGCGACGATCGACTTCGTCGACACCATCGAGAA harbors:
- a CDS encoding HesB/IscA family protein, which encodes MTEAQTEQAEQAAATGVLLSDGAASKVKALLDQEGRDDLALRVAVQPGGCSGLRYQLFFDERQLDGDVLADFGGVSVVTDRMSAPYLKGATIDFVDTIEKQGFTIDNPNATGSCACGDSFN